CCGAGCCGCGCTTCTGCGGCCCCGAGGGGCAGGCCCTGGATCCCCAGGGTCGCTATGTCTTCGAGCCGGCCTCCCGGGCCTTCGTACCCGGCGAGCGCGGCATCGACGGCCGCACCCTCAAGCTGCTCGCCGCGGGGGATTGGCGGACCCCGGGCCTCGCCGGTCCGGCCAAGGCCGTCACCCGGGCGGCCATGGCGCCGCTGCTGGGCAGCCGCCCCCTGCGTTCGCGCGAATGGATGCACCAACTTGCCGCGCGGCGGCGGGCCCCCCAAGCTTGAAGAGCGGCGCGTCGCGCCTGGAAGCTTGAAGAAAGGCTTGCGGCACAGGTGGGTGGTAACATGCTGTTTTCCAGCTTCCAGCTTCCAGCTTCCAGCTTCCAGCTTCCAGCTTCCAGCTTCCAGCTTCCAGCTTCCAGCTTCCAGCTTCCAGCTTAAGGAGAACCCATGCATCCCCCCCGCATCCTGCTCGGCGTCAACATCGACCATATCGCCACCCTGCGCCAGGCCCGCGGCACCCGCTATCCCGATCCCGTCCAGGCCGCCCTGCTGGCCGAGGAGGCCGGCGCCGACGGCATCACCGTGCACCTGCGCGAGGACCGTCGGCATATCCAGGAACGCGACGTGCGCCTGCTGGCCGAGGTGCTGAACACCCGCATGAACCTCGAGATGGCGGTCACCGAGGCGATGCTGGCGCTCGCCGAGGAGCTTCGCCCGGCCCATGTGTGCCTGGTGCCCGAGAAACGCGAGGAGCTGACCACCGAGGGAGGCCTGGACGTGGCCGGTGGCTTCGAGGCCGTGGCCTCGGCTTGCCGCCGGCTGGCCGAGGCGGGCTGTGAGGTCTCGCTGTTCATCGACCCCGAGCCTGCCCAGGTCGAGGCGGCGGCCCGGGCCGGTGCGCCGGTGATCGAGCTGCATACCGGGGCCTATGCCGAGGCGAGCGGACGGCAGGCCGCCCGGGAGCATGCGCGCCTGGTGGCCGCCGCGGAGATGGCCGGAGAGCTGGGCCTGACCGTCAATGCGGGCCATGGCCTGCACTATCATAATGTCGAGGCCATCGCCGCGATTCCCGGGCTGCACGAGCTCAACATCGGCCACGCGATCATCGCCAGGGCGCTGTTCGTCGGCCTCAAGGAGGCCGTGGCCGAGATGAAGCGCCTGGCGATCGCCGGCCAGGAGGCGGGCCTGCTGGCGGCGCTCGACGAGCATGATCACGCACACGACGACGAGGGTGATTGCTGCCGATGATCATCGGGGTGGGGACCGACATCGCCAGGGTGGCACGCTTCGAGCGTGCCGTGGTGCGCCATGGCGAGCGCTTCGCCCAGCGCTTGCTCGGCGACGACGAGCTGACCCTGTTCCAGGCGCGGGGTCGGCCGGTGGCCTACCTGGCCAAGCGGTTCGCCGCCAAGGAGGCCTTCGTCAAGGCGCTGGGTACCGGCCTGCGACGGGGCATGCGCTGGACCGAGATCCAGGTGGTCAACGATGCCATGGGGCGTCCCTCCCTGCTGCTGTCCGGCCAGGCCCATGACCTGGCCGAAGCGGCCGGCGTCAAGGCCCTTCATCTCTCGCTGTCGGACGAGGAAGCGTTCGCCGTGGCCTTCGTGGTGCTGGAGGGCTGAGCCGCCTGCCAGGTTCTCAGGCCCGCCATGGCGGCGTACAGATCCGGCAGTAGCGCGGTGACCGCGTCGAGGCCCCGGGAACGCAGGCGGGTCTCCAGGGTCTCCGCCAGCAGCCCCAGGCGGGGGACTCCGCAATAGCGGCAGGCACCGTTGAGCGCATGCAGGGCATCGAGCAGCGCTTCCCCGTCGCCCCGCCCGCTGGCCCGGCGGATGGCGGCCTCGCTGTCGTCCAGGGAGGCGATCAGCTGGTCCAGCAACTGGCGCGCCTGCGCCTCGCGTCCACCGGCCAGCCGGGTGCCGAGGGCCAGGTCCACCTCCGCCAGTTCCGCGTCATTGCCAATCGGCTCGTCGGCGGGTGGCGCCCCCTCCATGGCCAGCCCCATGCCCAGATGGTGGCGCAGCAGGCCCGACAGTTCGGTGACGTCCAGGGGTTTCTCCAGGACACCGTCCAGTCCGCTCTCGAGCAGCTGGCGGCGCTGATCGTTCTGGATATGGGCCGTGACGGCGATGATCGGCAGCCCCCGCCAGCGGCCACCCAGGGCACGCAGGGCCCGGGTGGTCTCGACCCCATCCATGCCCTGCATGCGGATGTCCATCAGCACCACATCGAAGGGCGTCTTCTGGGCCATGGCGAGGGCCTCCTCGCCGCTGGCGGCGAGGGTCACCTCGAGGGTCGGGCCCTGGACGAGCTCCTTGAGCAGCAGCCGGTTGGACTCGGTGTCGTCGACCACCAGCAGCTGGCGCAGGGGGCTCGGCGGTCGGGCGGGGCGAAGGGCGGCGCCTTCTCGCCGGGCGCTGCCGAGGGTGCGTCTCACCGTGGCGGCCAGCCCCTTGCGCGACAACGGCTTGCTGAGGACCTCCCCGCCATGGGGAAGCGGCAGGTCGGGCAGGTCGGGCGGGCTGGCATTGACCAGCAGCAGGGCCGGGCAGCCCAGGGCGTCGAGCCGTTGCTGCCAGCCCGCCAGGCCCGCGGGGGCGAGGTCTGCGGCGGCCAGGCCGATCACGGCCAGCGCCGGGCCAGCCGCGGGGCGTCCCGTCAGGCCGCTGACCCGGGCGCCCCAGCGGGTCATCAGGTGCTGCAGGGCGCGCCGGGTGGGCAGGTGGGGCTCATCGAGGACGATCAGGGTATCGTCGAGGTGCAGCTCCGGGGGACGCTCCGTCTCGGCCTGGCAGGTCAGGGGCAGGGTGAAGGCGAAGGTCGAGCCTTCCCCGGGCGTGCTGTCGACGCTGATCTCGCCACCCATCTGCTCGACCAGCTGGCGGCTGATGGTCAGGCCCAGTCCGGTGCCGCCGAACTCCCGCTGATGGCTGGCGTCGGCCTGGTGGAAGGCCCGGAACAGTCGATGCTGGGCCTCCTCGGACAGGCCGATGCCGGTGTCGGTGACCAGCACGCGCAGCAGGGTGTGACCGGGCGCCTGCTGCTCCACCATCACCCGGACGATGACCTCGCCCGCGTCGGTGAACTTGACGGCATTGCTCACCAGGTTGGTCAGCACCTGGCGGATGCGCAGGGGGTCGCCGCTGAGGGCCTCGGGGACGTCATCGTAGACCAGGCCGAGCAATTGGAGGCCCTTCTGCTGGGCCTGGGGCGCCTGCAGGACGAGGACCTCGTCGACCAGGGCCACCATGTCCAGGGCCGTGTGCTCGAGCTCGAGGCAGCCGGCCTCGATCTTCGAGAAGTCGAGCACGTCGTTGACCAGCATCAGCAGGTTGTCGCAGGCCCGCTGGACATGGTCGAGCCACTCGCGCTGGCGAGGCGCCAGCTCCGTGCGGTGCAACAGGCGGCAGAAGCCGATGATGCCGTTGAGGGGCGTGCGGATCTCGTGGCTCATGTTGGCCAGGAACTCCGACTTGGCGCGGTTGGCCTCCAGGGCTTCGCGGTGGGCCAGGTCCAGCTCGATGTTCTGGACCTCGATGGTCTCCATGGATTCCTGCAACTCGCCGGTGGCCTGTTCGATCTGGATCTGGAGGTCGTCCCGGGCCGAGGCCAGGTGCGCGTTGAGCTCGTTGAGGCGTCGGGCCAGCCGGGCCATCTCGGCGTCGGACGGGGCCGACAGGGGGGGCGGGGCGTGGCCGGCCATCAACTGCTCGAGGGTCTGGCTGGCCTCGTCGAGGGGCTGGGTCACCCGGCGGGTGGTGGAATGGGCGACCAGGAACAGCAGCAGGCCGGCCATCAGCAGCACCAGGCCGCCGGTCGCGAGCTGGCGATAGTAGGCCAGCGGGAGGGCGGAGGCGTCGATGTCCAGCAGCAGCCGGGCCCCGGGCGTTCCCGGCAGCGGAACGGCCAGCAGCCACTGTCGCCCCCGGGTGGCCAGTCGGGGACCCTCCGTGGCCCCTGGCGCGGCGTCGAGGAGGCGCAGACGCCCGAGTTCCAGGCGCAGTGCCCCGTCGGTGCCCTGCACGCCGAGGGCGCGCACCTCCTCGAGGTCGAGCAGCCGGCCGGCCGTGGCCGCGAGGGCCTGTCGATCACCGTCGGCCAGGGCCTCGCCCAGGGTCGGAGCCAGCAGCTCCGCCGCCCGGGTCAGGTGATCGCGCATCAACTGGCGATGGCGGCGGTCCTCCAGCTCCGTCACCACGGCCGCCGCCAGGGTCAGCAGGATCAGCGGCAGGGCGAGGGTGGCCAGCATCAGGCGGGTCTTCAGTGACATCGGCGAAGCTCGTCGGGTGGCGGCGTCGGGGCCAGTATGCCACAGCCGGGGGGCATGCCTGTCCAGTGCGGTCGGCCAAGGATATAATGGCGAAAAGACGTTTCCACTAGGAAGGTTGCATGCATTTCCCCACCCTGGAGGAAACCATCGGCCATACGCCGCTGGTTCGCCTCAAGCGCATCTCCGCCGGGCGCAACAACACCCTGCTGGCCAAGCTCGAAGGCCACAACCCGGCCGGCTCGGTGAAGGACCGCCCGGCGCTGTCCATGCTCCAGGAGGCCGAGCGCCGCGGTACCATCGCCCCGGGCGACACCCTCATCGAGGCCACGTCCGGCAACACCGGCATCGCCCTGGCCATGGCGGCCGCCATCAAGGGCTATCGCCTGGTGCTGATCATGCCCGAGAGCGCCTCCGACGAACGCAAGCAGGCCATGGCCGCCTATGGTGCGGAGCTCATCGGCGTCAGCAAGGAGGGCGGCATGGAGGCGGCGCGGGACCTGGCCGAGACCATGATCGCGCGCGGCGAGGGCAAGCCGCTCGACCAGTTCGCCAACCCCGACAACCCCCTGGCCCATTACCGGGGCACGGGGCCCGAGCTGTGGGAGCAGACGGGCGGCACCATCACCCACTTCATCAGCTCGATGGGCACCACCGGGACCATCATGGGGGTCTCCCGTTACCTCAAGGAGCGCGATCCCGCGGTGCAGATCATCGGCCTGCAGCCCGAGGACGGTGCCAGTATCGCCGGGATCCGCCGCTGGCCCGAGGCCTACCTGCCGCGTATCTTCGAGCCGGCCCGGGTCGACCGGGTGCTGGATATCGGCCAGGAGGAGGCCGAGGGCCACATGCGGCGCCTGGCCCGGGAGGAGGGCATCCTCGCCGGGGTCTCGTCCGGCGGTGCCCTGGCGGGCGCCCTGCGCGTGGCCGAGGAGGTCGAGAACGCGGTGATCGTCTTCATCGTCTGCGACCGGGGTGACCGTTACCTGTCCACCGGCCTGTTCGCCCCGGAGTCCTGAGGTGGCGGCTCTCGGCAAGCGACGGCCCCCGCGGCCACGCTCCGGCGTGTCCGGCCTCCAGGAACGGCGCCGCGAGGCCCCCGCGTCCCCCCCGGCGAGCGACGAGGAGACGGTCCTGACCATCCAGGGCCTCGCCCATGACGGCCGCGGCGTGGCGCGGAACGCGGCCGGCAAGACCGTCTTCGTCGAGGGCGCACTGCCCGGCGAGCGGGTCGAGGTCGCGGTGCACCGCACCCGCCAGCGCTACGACGAGGCCCATGTGCGGACCCTGGTCGAGGCCTCGCCGGAGCGGGTCACGCCGCCCTGCGCCCATTTCGCCCGATGCGGCGGCTGTGACCTCCAGCACCTGAGCATCGACGGCCAGCGGCGCCACAAGCAGGCGGTGCTGCGCGAGCTGCTGGCGCGGCAGGGCATCACCCCGGCGGGGGAGCCCGAGCTGCTGGCCGGGGCCGGGGAGGGCTATCGGCGTCGCGCCCGTCTCGGCGTCAAGGTCGATGCCGACGGCGGCGTGCATCTGGGCTTCCGGGCCCGGCACAGCCATCGGCTGGTGGATGTCGAGAGCTGCCCGGTGCTGGTGCCGTCGCTGTCGGTCCTGCCGGGACCGCTTCGCCGGCTCGTCGAGGGACTGGAGGCCCCGCGCCAGGTGGGGCACCTGGAGCTGTCGGCCAGCGATGCCGGCGTGACCCTGGTGGTGCGCCAGCTGCGCGACCACGCCGCCGATACCGCCCGCTGGCGAGCCTTCGCCGAGGCGCGCGGCCTGCACCTGGCGCGCTGGGTCGGGCGCGAGGCGCCGGTCTTCGAGTGGCTGACCCCGCGCCCGACGCTCGCCAGTCGCTTGCGGGTCGCCTCGCAAGAGGTCACCCTGTCGTTCTCACCGGGGGACTTCCTGCAGGCCAACGAGGCCGTCAACCAGCGCATGGTGGCCGCCGCCCTGGCCTGGCTGGCGCCCCTCGCCGCCGGGGAGCGGGTGCTGGACCTGTTCGCCGGGGTGGGCAACTTCAGCCTGCCGCTGGCCGCGCAGGGGGCGCGGGTGCGGGCCGTGGAAGGCAGCCCGGCCATGGTCGAGCGCCTGGCCGACAACGCCCGGCGCAACGGCCTCGCGGTGGAGGCGCGCCAGGCGGACCTCAACGATGCCGCCGCCTGCCTGCCGTTGCTGGAGGATCCGGCGCCCGGCACGGTCGTCCTCGATCCGCCCCGGGACGGGGCCGAGATGGCCTGCCGCCTGCTGGCACGGCATCCGGCGCCTCGGGTGCTCTACGTCTCCTGCGATCCGGCCACCCTGGCCCGGGATGCGGCGCATCTCGTGCGGGCCGGCTATGTCGTCAGCCGGTGGGCGGTGGCCGACATGTTCGCCCATACCGCCCACCTGGAATCCATGCTGCTGCTCGAGAGTCCCCATGCCGGGCAGCCGCGCCAAGGAGCGTCAACCGATGGTTAAAGTGCGGGAAGACCAGCCGTTGGCCGAGGATGGCCGGGTCGATATCGCGCAGTGGGTCGAGCGCCTGCAGGAAGACGTCAAGCTGCCCGCCGCGGACGAGATGCGCACCGCCTGCGAGCTGGCCCAGCGCCTGGAACGGGAATCCGAACGGCCCCACAAGGCCTGGCTCAAGGACGGCTCGAGCTTTCGCATGGGCCTGGAGATGGCGGACATTCTCGGCGAGCTGCGCCTCGACCAGCCGGCCCTCGAGGCCGCCGTGCTGTATCGCGCGGTGCGCGAGGGGCTGATCGACCTGGAGGAGGTCGGCAAACGCTTCGGCGCCGAGGTCGCCGGCCTGATCGACGGGGTGCTGCAGATGGCCGCCATCAGCACCTCCCAGACGCCGAGTCAGGGCCTGATCCAGCACGACCAGCAGGACAACCTGCGCAAGATGCTGGTCAACATGATCGACGACGTGCGGGTGGCCCTGATCAAGATCGCCGAGCGGACCTGCGCGCTGCGCCAGGTCCGCGACGCCCCCCGCGAGAAGCGCCTCCAGGTGGCCCGCGAGGTGTTCGACATCTACGCCCCGCTGGCCCACCGGCTGGGCATCGGCCATCTCAAGTGGGAGCTGGAGGACCTGTCCTTCCGCTATCTCCACGAGGACGACTACAAGGCCATCGCCCGCCAGCTGGCCGAGAAGCGCCTCGACCGCGACCGCTACATCCACGACGTGGTGGAGACCCTGAAGTCACTGATGGACGCCCAGGGCATCCGTCGCTACCAGGTGGACGGCCGGGCCAAGCATATCTACTCGATCTGGCGGAAGATGAAGCGCAAGCGCATCGACTTCTCCCAGGTCCACGACATCCGGGCGGTGCGGATCCTGGTCCCCGAGGTCAGCGACTGCTACACGGTGCTCGGCATCGTGCACTCGCGCTGGCATCACGTGCCCAACGAGTTCGACGACTACATCGCCAACCCCAAGAAGAACGGCTACCAGTCGCTGCACACCGCGGTCTTCGGCCCGGAGAGCAAGGTGCTGGAGATCCAGATCCGCACCTTCGCCATGCACGAGGAGGCCGAGCTCGGGGTCTGCGCCCACTGGCGCTACAAGGGCCACGACACCAGTGCTCGCAGCGCCAGCTACGAGGAGAAGATCGCCTGGCTGCGTCAGGTACTGGAATGGCAGGAAGAGGTCGGCGACTTCGGCAACATCCGCGAGGGGCTGTCCAGCGACGTGGCCCCCGACCGCATCTACGTGTTCACCCCGGACGGTCACGTCATCGACCTGCCGCGGGTGGCCACGCCCATCGACTTCGCCTACCGGGTGCACACCGAGGTGGGCCACCGCTGCCGGGGTGCCAAGGTCAACGGGCGCATCGTGCCGCTGACCTATCGGCTCAAGACCGGGCAGCAGGTGGAGATCCTCACCGCCAGCAAGGGCGGGCCGAGCCGCGACTGGCTCAACCCGAACCTCGGCTACGTCTGCACCTCGCGAGCCCGGGCCAAGATCCAGGCCTGGTTCAAGCACCAGGCCCGGGACCGCAACCTCGAGGAGGGGCGGGCCCTGTTCGAGCGCGAGATGAAGCGCCTCGACGTCGAGGACATGGATCTCACCCGGCTCGCCAACAAGGTCAACTACACCGGCCCCGACGACATGTACGCGGCGCTCGGGGCCGGCGACCTGCGCATCGGCCAGGTGCTGCACCAGGCCCAGCAGCTGTTCGGCGAATCCGACGACCAGGAGCAGCTCGACAAGCTGCTGGCCAAGCCGCGCAAGTCCGCCGACAAGGGCCGCAGCGGTGACATCACCGTGCTCGGGGTCGGCAACCTCAAGACCAGCATGGCCAACTGTTGCCACCCGGTGCCCGGCGAGGCCATCGTCGGCTTCATCACCCAGGGCCGCGGGGTCACCGTGCATCGCGAGGACTGCCCCAACATCCTGCAGCTGCGCCTCGACGAGCCCCAGCGGGTGATCGAGGTGGAGTGGGGGGAGCGGGCCCGCACCCAGTACCCGGTGGATATCGAGATCCAGGCCTGGGACCGCTCGGGCCTGCTGCGCGATGTCACCGGCGTGCTCAGCCACGAGAAGGTCAACGTGCTGTCGGTGAACACCCTGACCGACACCGACGACGGCATCGCCCGCATGGCGATCACCCTGGAAGTGGATGGCCTGGAAACCCTGGGGCGCCTGTTCTCGCGCATCCAGCAGCTCCCCAACGTCATCGAGGTGCGTCGCCTGCGGGCCGGCGCCAAGGGCAAGAAGAAACGCGGGAGCAAGCGTGCATGAGTGAGCGACGCTATGGCCTCGACGACCTGCTGACCCTGATGGCGGTGCTGCGCGACCCCGAGCGGGGGTGTCCCTGGGACGTCAGGCAGGACTGGGACACCATCGTTCCCCACACCCTTGAGGAGGCCTACGAGGTGGCGGATGCCATCGAGCGGCGGGCCTTCGAGGAGCTGCCCGGCGAGCTCGGCGACCTGCTCTTCCAGGTGGTCTACTACAGCCAGTTCGCCGCCGAGGAGCAGCGCTTCGACTTCCATGACGTGGTGCACACCCTCACCGCCAAGATGCTGCACCGCCATCCCCATGTCTTTCCCGACGGCACCCTGGCCTCGCGACGCGAGGGGGTGAGCGCCGCCGAGGTGGAAACCCGCCAGGTCCATTCCCGTTGGGAGGCGCTCAAGGCCGAGGAGCGCGACGCCCGAGCCAGCGATGCCGCCTCGGTACTGGATGATGTCCCGCGCACCCTGCCGGCCCTGTCCCGCGCCGCCAAGCTGTCCAAGCGGGCCGCCCGGGAGGGCTTCGACTGGCCGGACACCCGCGGCGTCATCGCCAAGCTGCGCGAGGAACTCGACGAGGTCGAGGCGGCGCTGGCCGCGGGGGAGCGGGAGCATGCCGCGGAGGAGGTCGGTGACCTGTTGTTCGCCACCGTCAACCTGGCCCGCACCCTCGAGGCCGATCCCGAGCGCTGCCTGCGCGCCACCAACGGCAAGTTCGAACGTCGCTTCCGGCAGGTGGAAGCCGCCCTGGCCGGGGAGGGCACGTCCCTCGCCGAGGCCGGACTCGCGCGCATGGAGCAGCACTGGCAGGCGGCCAAGCGTCGGGAAGCCACGTCCACTACACGCTCGGAAGGAGAATCCCGGAAATGAGTCACGACCTGCACGAGTCGCTACGCGACAACGTCCGCATTCTGGGCGACAGCCTGGGGCGCACCATCGCCGATGACCTGGGCGAGGGCTTCGTCGACCGCATCGAGACCATCCGCGGGCTGGCCAAGCAGGGTCGCCAGGGCGAGGCCGACAGTCGCCGCCAGCTGATCGACTACCTGCGCGGTCTGCCCGACAGCGACCTGCTGCCGGTGACCCGGGCCTTCAACCAGTTCCTCAACTTGGCCAATATCGCCGAGCAGCACTACCGGGCTCGCTTCCGCCGGGTCGAGGACTACAAGCCCGGGGCCCAGCCGGTGCTCGGGGAGTTGCTGACGCGCGCCCAGGGCGAGGGCCATTCGCCGCGCAAGCTGGTCGAGACCCTGGCCAACATGCGGGTCGAGCTGGTGCTGACCGCGCATCCCACCGAGGTCATCCGCCGCACCCTGATCCAGAAGTACGACGCCATCGATGACTGCCTGACCGCCATCGAGTCTTCCACCGACTACCCCGAGCGCGGCGCCCGCGCCCAGGGGCGCCTCGAGGAACTGATCAGCCAGGCCTGGCACACCGACGAGATCCGCCACGAGCGCCCGACCCCGGTGGACGAGGCCAAGTGGGGCTTCGCGGTGATCGAGAACTCCCTGTGGCAGGCGGTGCCCGACTTCCACCGCGACCTGGACAACCTGCTGCTGGAGACGGCCGGCGAGCGGCTGCCGCTGGATGCCGCCCCGCTGCGCTTCGCCTCCTGGATGGGCGGGGACCGTGACGGCAACCCCAATGTCACCGCCAAGGTGACCCGGGAAGTGCTGCTGCTGGGCCGCTGGATGGCGGCGGATCTCTACCAGCGGGATCTCGAGCAGCTCAAGATCGAACTGTCGATGTGGAAGGCCAACAGCGCCCTGAAGGCCGAGGTCGGGGATGTCGCCGAGCCCTACCGGGAGCTGCTCAAGCGGCTGCTCGCCAAGGTCGAGGCCACCCGGGACTGGGCCAAGGCCCAGCTCGACGGCAGGAACCACGATGGCGGTCCGATCATCGAGACCCGCGACCAGCTCTATGCCCCGCTGCTGGCCTGCTACCGCTCGCTGTGCGACGTGGGCCTCGACACCATCGCCAATGGGGTGCTGCTCGACACCCTGCGTCGGGTGGCGGTGTTCGGCGTCACCCTGACCAAGCTCGACCTGCGCCAGGAGGCCAGCCGTCACGAGCAGGCCCTGGAGGAGCTCACCGAGAGTCTCGGCCTCGGCCACTATCGCGACTGGAGCGAGGAGCAGCGCCAGGCCTTCCTGCTCGCCGAACTGGACTCGCGGCGTCCCCTGATCCCGCGTCGCTGGGAGTGCTCGGCGGAGACCCGCGAGGTCCTGGATACCTTCCGGGTCATCGCCTCCGAGCACGCCGAGGCGCTCGGCACCTACATCATCTCGATGGCCGCCCAGCCCTCCGACGTGCTGGCCGTGGCGCTGCTGATGAAGGAGGTCGGCGGCAACGTCACCCTGCCCATCGCACCGCTGTTCGAGACCCTCGACGACCTCAACCGTGCCGGCGACGTCATCGACCGCCTGCTGGCCCTGCCCGGCTATCGCGCCCTGGCCGGCGACCGCCAGGAGGTGATGATCGGCTACTCGGACTCCGCCAAGGACGCCGGCCAGCTGGCCGCGGCCTGGGCCCAGTACCGGGCCCAGGAGGCGCTGGTCGAGGTGTGCCGCCAGCATGGCGCCGACCTGACGCTCTTCCACGGCCGCGGGGGCACCGTGGGCCGTGGCGGGGGGCCCGCCCACGCGGCCATCCTCTCCCAGCCGCCGGGCTCGGTGAACGGCAGCCTGCGGGTGACCGAGCAGGGGGAGATGATCCGCTTCAAGTTCGGTCAGCCCGACATCGCCCTGCGCTCCATGGAGATCTATACCTGTGCGGTACTCGAGGCCTCGCTGCTGCCGCCGCCGACTCCCGAGCCGGCCTGGCGCGAGGAGATGGATCGGCTGGCCGAGATCGCCCATCGGGCCTATGTCGGGGTGGTGCGCGAGGATCCCGATTTCGTGCCCTATTTCCGCTCGGTGACCCCGGAAGGCGCCCTGGGGCGGTTGCCCCTGGGGTCGCGGCCGGCCAAGCGGCGCCAGGACGGTGGCGTGGAGACCCTGCGCGCCATCCCCTGGATCTTCGCCTGGACCCAGACCCGCCTGATGCTGCCGGCCTGGCTGGGCAGTGGCGAGGCCTTCGCCACGCGGCTGGAAGAGGAGGGCGGTCTCGAGGTGCTGCGCGAGATGCGCAACCACTGGCCCTTCTTCGGCACCTACCTGGACATGCTGGAGATGCTGCTGGCCAAGGCCGACGTGGGCATCGCCACCTACTACGAGAACCGCCTGGTGGACGAGCCGGCCCTCGAGGCCCTGGGGGCCCGGCTGAGGGAGCGCTTCGCTCGACTCCATGAGGGGGTGCTGCAGATCCTCGACCAGGGGGAGCTTCTCGAGAGCACGCCGCTGATCCGCCAGGCGGTGGAGGTACGCAACCCCTACATCGATCCCCTGCACGGCCTCCAGGCCGAGCTCCTGCAGCGTAACCGGGACGCCGACGGGGCGATCAGCGCCGATCTCTCCCGGGCCCTGATGGTGACCATGGCGGGGATCGCCGCCGGCCTGCGCAACACCGGCTAGGCCCGGGCCTCGCCCGGGAGCTTGAAGCTGGAAGAAAAACCGCCTCCGTGGCCTTGCCACGGAGGCGGTTGCATTCAAGCTGCCCTCCAGCTTCCAGCTTCCAGCTTCCAGCTTCCAGCTTCCAGCTTATCGCTCAGAAGGGCAGATGGACGGAGGCGGTGATCAGGTTGAGGTGCGAGAGCATCGGATCATCGAAGCTCTCGTATTCCAACTGACTGATCACCCGGTTCATGCGCAGCCGGGCGCCGAAGCCGTTGACTCGCGCCATGCCCCCGCCGAGGCCGGCCTCGTCGACGCCGCCGCTCACGGCCTCGCCCTGCCAGCCCGCCAGCCCCGACTTGGCATAGAGGCCGAGGCGGCCGAGGCGGACGCCGGCCATCAGGCTGCCGCCCAGGCTGGTGGTGTCGAGGATCCGTTGCTGGCCGTCCGCCGAGACGGGGACGTCGTCGCTCTCGCGATAGCTGACCTCGGCGCCGAAGTCGAGCCGGGGCAGCCCGGGAGGCGAGAAGCCGGCGGTCAGGCGAAAGCCCGAGGTGACACCGTCGGGTGAGTCGACGTCGTCGCCCTGCAGGCTCAGGCCGTTGTCGAGTCGGGCGAGGTCGGTGGCCTGTCCGGAGAAGGCCGGGCGTTCGGCGGCGGCCAGGCCCGGGACGGCAACGACCACTGCGATGGCGGCCACCAGGGGGCGCCATACCGCTTGGATGTTCATGGATACCTGACCTTGGACCGGCCGCCGGCGGCTGACCCGTCCGTTCATTATCCTTGTTGAGGCTAGCAGGCGACACTGCCCGCCGCCAGGCTGCGGTCAGCGCTCGGCGAAGTGGCGGTAGAGGGCGGCGAGCCGCGGCGTGGCCAGGTCATGGCGGCGTCCGGCGGCCAGCAGCGGGCCGAGGATCGCCTCGTGCTCGGTGGGCCGGCCGGCCAGCACGTCCTGCAGCATCGAGGCGCGGTTGTTGGCGGTGCCCGACACCACCCCCCACACCAGGCCCGCCAGCCCCTCGGCGGGCGGTGGCAGGCCCTCGGCGGCCATCACGGCGGCGAACTCGTCGAGCACGGCGTCCACCATGGGCCGGAAGGGGCGATCGCGGAGCTGGCCGTTGCGGATGCGAAAGCGCGCCACCAGGGGGTTGATGGCGGCGTTCACCGCCAGCTTGTGCCAGAGCCGTACGCGGATGTCGGGCACCGCCGCGGCCGGCAGGCCGGCCGCGCCGAGCCGGGTCGCCAGGGCGGCGGCGAGCGCGCCGTGGCCGCCGCCGAGGTGGCCGACCAGGGTGCGGCCATGGCCGGCATGCACCACGCCCGCGTCACCCTGCAGGTAGGCGCCCTCGGTGGTGGTGGCGCACAGCACCGGCCCCGTCCAGCGCTCGGTCAGGGTCG
The Halomonas sp. M4R1S46 DNA segment above includes these coding regions:
- the mazG gene encoding nucleoside triphosphate pyrophosphohydrolase, coding for MSERRYGLDDLLTLMAVLRDPERGCPWDVRQDWDTIVPHTLEEAYEVADAIERRAFEELPGELGDLLFQVVYYSQFAAEEQRFDFHDVVHTLTAKMLHRHPHVFPDGTLASRREGVSAAEVETRQVHSRWEALKAEERDARASDAASVLDDVPRTLPALSRAAKLSKRAAREGFDWPDTRGVIAKLREELDEVEAALAAGEREHAAEEVGDLLFATVNLARTLEADPERCLRATNGKFERRFRQVEAALAGEGTSLAEAGLARMEQHWQAAKRREATSTTRSEGESRK
- the relA gene encoding GTP diphosphokinase; amino-acid sequence: MVKVREDQPLAEDGRVDIAQWVERLQEDVKLPAADEMRTACELAQRLERESERPHKAWLKDGSSFRMGLEMADILGELRLDQPALEAAVLYRAVREGLIDLEEVGKRFGAEVAGLIDGVLQMAAISTSQTPSQGLIQHDQQDNLRKMLVNMIDDVRVALIKIAERTCALRQVRDAPREKRLQVAREVFDIYAPLAHRLGIGHLKWELEDLSFRYLHEDDYKAIARQLAEKRLDRDRYIHDVVETLKSLMDAQGIRRYQVDGRAKHIYSIWRKMKRKRIDFSQVHDIRAVRILVPEVSDCYTVLGIVHSRWHHVPNEFDDYIANPKKNGYQSLHTAVFGPESKVLEIQIRTFAMHEEAELGVCAHWRYKGHDTSARSASYEEKIAWLRQVLEWQEEVGDFGNIREGLSSDVAPDRIYVFTPDGHVIDLPRVATPIDFAYRVHTEVGHRCRGAKVNGRIVPLTYRLKTGQQVEILTASKGGPSRDWLNPNLGYVCTSRARAKIQAWFKHQARDRNLEEGRALFEREMKRLDVEDMDLTRLANKVNYTGPDDMYAALGAGDLRIGQVLHQAQQLFGESDDQEQLDKLLAKPRKSADKGRSGDITVLGVGNLKTSMANCCHPVPGEAIVGFITQGRGVTVHREDCPNILQLRLDEPQRVIEVEWGERARTQYPVDIEIQAWDRSGLLRDVTGVLSHEKVNVLSVNTLTDTDDGIARMAITLEVDGLETLGRLFSRIQQLPNVIEVRRLRAGAKGKKKRGSKRA
- a CDS encoding TRAM domain-containing protein is translated as MAALGKRRPPRPRSGVSGLQERRREAPASPPASDEETVLTIQGLAHDGRGVARNAAGKTVFVEGALPGERVEVAVHRTRQRYDEAHVRTLVEASPERVTPPCAHFARCGGCDLQHLSIDGQRRHKQAVLRELLARQGITPAGEPELLAGAGEGYRRRARLGVKVDADGGVHLGFRARHSHRLVDVESCPVLVPSLSVLPGPLRRLVEGLEAPRQVGHLELSASDAGVTLVVRQLRDHAADTARWRAFAEARGLHLARWVGREAPVFEWLTPRPTLASRLRVASQEVTLSFSPGDFLQANEAVNQRMVAAALAWLAPLAAGERVLDLFAGVGNFSLPLAAQGARVRAVEGSPAMVERLADNARRNGLAVEARQADLNDAAACLPLLEDPAPGTVVLDPPRDGAEMACRLLARHPAPRVLYVSCDPATLARDAAHLVRAGYVVSRWAVADMFAHTAHLESMLLLESPHAGQPRQGASTDG